Genomic DNA from Dehalogenimonas lykanthroporepellens BL-DC-9:
CCGAGACCGTCATCCGGGTCAACGATATTGCTACCCGAGGATTGAAACCGGATATGACCATATTGCTGGATATCCCGATTTCTACCGGCCAACACCGGAAAAGTAACTCGGTAGCCGATAGATTCGAACAGGAAGCCGACGAATTTCATAAAAGCGTTCGACAGTCATATCTGGCACTGGCGGAGGCAGACCCGGAACGATGGAAAGTCGTCAACGGCACACTCAGCCGGTCTGAAGTGACTGAAGCCGTTTGGAAACACGTCAAAGCTTTGTTGGAGATTTAAGCAATTCGTAAATCTCCCTATACTTCTTCGAAAGGCTGAAAATTGAAACAGAGTCCTCTTCTTACCTTACCGATACTTCTACTTGCCGGAGCCCTTATCTGGCTTTCGTCTTCCCCCATCGCCTATCACGCCGGCCCGGTCACGGGATTGTATATGATATCTGTTTCACCTGTACCAGGCGCGTTTTCTGCTCCAGCGGATTCCGCAATACAGGCATCGTTTTCAGAACCGGTAGCCTCCCAATCTCTGACACCGGACAGCTTCAGAGTGCACGGTTCTCTGTCAGGGACCATTCCAGGAACATTTGGCGGAGGGGGAACATCCACTGTCACCTTTTTCCCTTCATCAGCCTTCTTACCGGGAGAAAGGGTTACCGTAACTATTACCGATACCCTTTCAGCTGTTTCCGGCAATGAACTATCTCCTACTTATACATGGCAATTTACCGTTTCCGCCAGCGCCGGGCCGGGTAGTTTTTCCATCAGCCAAGTGCTAGCCGCCACTGCCTATTCTTCTGTTTCCGTGGGCGACCTGAACAGGGACGGATATGTCGATGCCGTTTTGTCAAAGAACGGTCAAAACGAAATCTGGCTCAACCAGGGGGACGGTACGCTGTCCCTTTACTGGACAGCGCCGGAAGCAGATGAAACCAGGCGCACTGTGTTATTCGACCTTGACAACGACGGTGATCTGGATATCTACGTAGCCAATAAAGGCAATGACTTTATCTGGCTTAATCACGATAATGCCTCCTCATTTAACAACAATCAGACTTTCTCTTTCAATGATTCTACCGCCGCCGTTGCCAGTGATTTCGACAACGATGGTTTCATAGACATCTACGTTACCCGATATGGGAACAGCGACGTTCTCCTGATGAATGACGGTAATGGCGCCCTTCAAGCGACCGGCGCCATTCCAGGAGCCAGCACCAACAGTAATGGCGCGGTTATAGCTGATTTCAACAACGACGGCCTGTTGGATGTTTTCACAGCCATACAGGGTTACAATCAGGTTCTCCTGAATGAAGGCTCCGCTGTCTTCACACCCGGCTGGACTTCACCCAATTCAAGAATCAGTTACGCTCTCGATACCGGCGATTTTAACAGTGACGACAATATGGATGTACTGGTCGCCAACGGCAACACCCCCAATGAAATCTGGCTTGGCAACGGCGACGGCACCTTCGCCGACAGCGGTCAGTCTCTCGGGGGAAATATCTGGACAGCAGATATCGCGGCCGCCGATTTCAATGGTGATGGATTGCCTGATGTTTATCAGGCCAATGGTATCGTGCCCGGTCCCGACCAGGTATTATTTTCAGATTCTGGTGGAAACCTGGTGGATTCTGGCGCAGTATTCGACAGCAAAATCAGTACCGCTGTCGCGACCGCCGACTTCAACAACGACGGCTTCGTCGATTTCCTGGTTACTTCATCAGATGGCGCTGAACTGTGGCTGAATCTAACCGAAGGCATCAATATCACTTCACCTGTATCTTCAAGCACCTGGTTCATCGGGGATACCGAGCTGCTGACCTGGACCTCTTTCGGTTTCGACGGCGCTGTGGCTATTGAGATATCCCGGGACGGCGGAAACACCTGGGTAAGCATCGGGGCTGATGTCGATAATACCGGGACATTCGAATGGACGGTTGACGAACCGGAGAGCCCGACTGTCAGGTTCCGGATAACATCAGTAACGGATCAGTCCATGACGGCAGTCTCGGAGCAATTCACGATTTTATTCCCCGACCCGGTCGCTATGAATGATTCCTATCAGACAGAACAAGATACCGAACTGGCTGTTCCCTCCGATCAGGGGGTACTGGTCAACGATACCTTCGGCGGTTCCATGGACCTGTCCGCCTCATTGGTGACCGGGCCGGAAAACGGTTCGCTGGAGATTTATCCGAACGGTTCTTTCATCTATATTCCCGATGTAGGCTACTTCGGTAATGATAGTTTCTCCTATTCAGCATCTGCCGGGGTTCAGGTATCTAATATCGCCAGTGTAGAGATTACGGTTATCGGCCATACGAACGTGCCACCCATGGCTGTCGATGATACTTTTGTTACTCAGAAGAACCAGACACTGGCCATATCTGAAAATGAAGGCGTACTGGCAAACGACGCCGATGAGGAGAGCGAATCACTGTCGGCCAGCTTAATCACGGATGTAACTAATGGCGAGCTAAACTTCCAATCGGACGGAAGTTTTCAGTATATCCCGGCCGAAGGTTTTTCCGGCATCGACTCTTTCGTTTACAAAGCTAATGACGGCACCGACGATTCCAATCCGGCTACGGTTACCATTATGGTCGAGGATAATTCTCCGAAAATCACCGCCGAGCCAACCGATATTTTGATTGTGTATGGGGAAACGGGACAATTCACCTCTGAAGCCATCGGCGTTCCGGCACCTTCGATACAATGGCAACAAAGCCTTGACCATGGTCAGACCTGGATCGATATCCCCGGCGCGGTTGACGGCACTCTGACTCTGTCACAGGCTGATGTCTCATGGACCGGACGGCAATATCGGAGTGTATTCACCAACGAACACGGCAGTACCGCATCATCGGCCGCCAGACTGACGGTATCAGCCCGAACTGTCGTCGTCACCGCCGACCCGGTAAATAAGACCTACGGTGAAGACGACCCGGTTTTAAGTTTTCAGATTTCGGTTGGGTCATTGGTGGCTGGTGATGCCTTCGATGGAGAACCGGGTAGAGAACCCGGAGAAGACACAGGTGAGTACGTAATATATCAGGGCAGTCTATCGCTGTCGTCAAACTATGAACTGACATTCAAAGGGTCCACCCTGACCATCCTGCCCAAACCGGCTTCTGCTACACCTGATAATATCAGTAAATACGAGGGTGAACCGGACCCGGTTCTGACGGGGACCTTGAACGGTTTTCTGGAAAATGACGGCATTACAGCCGAGTATTCCAGGGAGCCCGGCGAAGGGCTGGGACAATACCAGATTCAAGTGATTCTGACACCGGCAGACAAACTGACCAACTATCAGGTTACTCTTAACACCGGTGTGTTTTCCATTGTGGATAACCCGTATCCTCAAATAGTCGAGCAACCCGACGACCAGACAATAATTTACGGGAACGATGCCGTCTTTACGATAGTCGCCGAAGGGAATCCGGCACCGGAGGTAGTATGGCAAACCAGTGATGACGGCATTGAATGGCAATCGGTTATCGATGGTACCGGACATGTTTTTACTGTCCGGACACCCGAAGTGGCCATTGACGGACGTCGATATCGCGCTGTGGTCACCAATGAGTTCGGAGAAATATACAGCCGGATAGTTACTTTGAATGTGGTTCCTCGGGCGGTTGCGCCGATAGTGACCGTAGCCGAAAAAGTTTATGATGAAAATACTACGGCTCACATCAATTTCAGAGCTTTGTCCGGGCTTATCGATGGTGATGACGTCTACCTGGTCGGCGGCAACGCGGTATTCGCGACCCGAGACACCGGCAACGATATTGCTGTTACAATTACCGGACTCAGTATTGCCGGAAATGACGCCTTTAATTACGTCCTGACGACCACCGGATACCAGACACAGGCCAATATTCTGCCGCCGGTTTTTGACGGCGGCCTTTTTCAGAAAACAAGGTTGACGGCAGTAAACCTGGCAGGCAGTCTGCCATATCTGTCAGCCGAAAACACCACCACCGCATTCGGATATGTCACCACCAGAAACGGCGCGCTGACTATTGAAATCCAATCCGGTACCTGGCTGGGTGGTCTGGCCGGAGGTGATATCCACCTTTCAGTAACCCCAGTTTCAACGCCCGCCCCTCCCCAAAATTCAACGCTCATACTTGCCTACGACTTCGGTCCGCCGGGACTTGTTTTCGACCCGGGAATCAACCTGTCCTGGCATTATGATGCAAGCACTCTGCCCCCGGGTGTTACGCCGGCGGATCTGATTGCCGTTTACTTTGAGGGAAACACCTGGATCGAACTGCCCGGATCACTGGATGAGGTAAATCGCACCATCACCGTCCAGATCGACCACTTTTCCACTTACGGCCTGATGGCCGTACTGCCTGAGAAAACGGACGATATACCGGAACTACCCGATGCTGAACAAGAAAAGCCAGCCGAAATTCCAGAAAAGACGCTTCTGCCGATATCGGAAGGCGACGATGACACACCCGGCAAATTCGAAGGCCGTTACCTGATATCAGCTTTTGTCGGCGCCATGCTTGCAGGTGGTGCGGTCCTGTTATTCACCAGACGCGCCGATTCATATTGAATACATCGTCCATCAAGTAGTCTGACGCAGAATATCCTCTACCGCCCGACTCCACCCTTCCGGCCCGATACCTTTAACGAAAACAAGTTGGGGCACTTTTATTTTAGCCCAACGCTGTGCCGGCCCCTGTACCTGCATCGGTTTATTGACCGCCGACAACATCGACACGTCATTTTCCGAATCCCCGATACCGAAGGTCAATACGTTGCCGAAATTGAGCTTGAACAGTTCGGTGAGTATTTTCACTGCCTTACCCTTATCACTGCCGGCAGTAATGGTATAGAACTTGCCCCCGAAAGCATAATTCAAACCGGCGTTTTTCAGTTCGGTCAGCATCAGTTCAATCGCCTGACGACTGCCATGAAGCTTGATGGTTTCTGAATATTCGCGCTGTTTCGCCCGTTCGGCGGCTTTCAATGTCAGTCCCGTTTCAATGGCGACTTCTTCCACCGACATATCACTGTAGCCGGTAACCGCCAGGCTTCCAAGAGAAGGATTTTTCAATAACCGTTCACTGACGTCATTTCTGACCTGCTCAATTTTATGTTTCACATCCTGATAAGGCAGACCTATCTCCGTCACGACATAGTCATCGATGACTCTGTCGTAAGAATGCGGTCGGTGAAAATAGCCTTTCGGGACATATATTGCTGAGCCGTTTTCGGTAATGAAAGGATGATTCAGGCCCAGTTCCTGCCTCAGATTTTCCTGTTCGGCTCTAGTCTTAGATGAACAAAAGACGACCGGAATGTCGTGTGTCTGAATGCGACGTAGGGCTATCAGCGCTTCAGAATATGAATAATTGGACGGATGTAGCAACGTGCCGTCCAGGTCAGAGAATATTATCTGTTTAATCCGTTCCCCGAACGGACGCGCCGTGGATACCGGTAGCGGTAAATCCTCCGGCACGAACAAACGCCGGAATTCCCCGCTCAAAGCCGCGGAGAAACTGTCGAGGTCTGCCTGCTGAGGCGGGGGCATCAGGGTAACCGGCGGTGGTTCCTGCCCTGATTCCAGACAACCCGCTTCCACCAGTTCATCCAGTATCTGAGCTTTGATTCGTTCCTGTGACAGCGGGCTGTGATAAATGACTGACAGGCTGGGTTGCATCATCTCATTCAGCACATGCTCATCCCCCTTCTCGGCGTGAAGGTGGGGATTGACGGTTTCGGTCTGGAAAATTTCGACGCCTTTTTCTGATGCCTCTTTATTTTCAATCGGCAACATACCGGTGAATTTTTCAAGTATGGAAATCAGCTCTTCTGTTTCCACAGCATACCCGGTTCCAAAGTTGAGCCTTTCGGCCAGAGCTACGCTCATCGCGTGTTCACCGGCATTACCGGTTTTGAATACGTCGGTTTCGAACTGGCCCATGGTAGAAATCATGTTATTCAGGTGCTTGTTGGTAATCTCCGATACCCTGCCCCACTTCTTGAAATACAATTCGCCATACATTTTGGGTTTATAACGCCATTGGATTCGAGTCATGACATAGGGCGTTTTGGCGATGCTGAAAGTAGCCGCATAGTGCTTGGCATATTCCAGCGCGGCTCCCGGAATGTAGTTATCGGTATCAATGAAACCGACATAATCTTTTCCCAGCACCTTGGCCAGCATTATTCCAAGTATCATCCCCTCACTTTTACCACTCCGGATTAAACCATCCTCGCCGAGAATTTCAGGATATCCGGCTTCGACAAAGGCCTTGGCCACGGCGGGATCTTTCTGATGAACGAGCATCGCCTGCCTTCGGGTTATCTGGCAGAAGCGGCTCAGAATGTCATGCTCGATGCGAAATGCGTCGATATCTCCCCGTTGGCTGTTGGACAGAACGATAATGAAACAATCATGGGGCATCGCCGACAAGACGCCTTCGAAAACCTTGGCATCTTCATCCTTGATCGGTAGCACAATCACCATTTTACGTTCGATTTCATCAATGGCTTCACGCTCCACTTTCTGAACATCGGAGTTTTCCGCAACCTGGGGGTTTTTAGCTCCGGAATCCAGTTCCAAAACGCGGCGAACGCCGTATATGGTAACCGATCCCAGGTGCTCTGCCTGTCGTGTTCTCTCCAAACGCACGTTAGCCTCCTGCTTCGACAGACGCGTCATCGGTATGCCTGTCGAAAAAGTCTCTACCGGGTTTTAATTATACCATCGAAGTCATCGGGTCTAAACAGAATAAATCGGGGAGACCGCACAAAGCGGGCTCCCCGACCCGGATACAGACCTTGAATCTTATATGACCGACTCGCCGGTTTCCCCGGTACGAATTCGATAAGCCGCGTCGACAGGGATGATGAATATCTTGCCGTCGCCGATTTTGCCGGTCTTGGCCGCTTTTAGTATGGCTTCAACCGCAATATCACAGTCATCTTCGTGGCAGATCATCTCAATTTTGAGTTTCGGTAGAAAGTCCACCCGGTATTCACCGACTCGCCATTGCAAGGGTATTCCTTTTTGCTGACCCCGACCGGAGACCTCGGTGACGGTCATGCCTATCAGTCCTTTTTCTTCAAGGGCTTTTTTTACGGCATCCAGCCGTTCTTCACGGATTATAGCTTCTATCTTTTTCATTTTATTTAATCCCTCCGTAAGCTCGTTCTCCGTGTTGAGAGATATCCAGACCGACGATTTCTTCCGATTCCTTGACCCTGAGCCCCATGGTCTTGTCCAGAATCCAACCGATAGCCAGGGTTCCGATGAAGGCATACGCCATGGTCGCCGCTACAGCCACTGCCTGAATGCCAAGCTGTTCCAGATTGCCACTCAAAGCCCCGTCGACGCCGCCGACCGCGGCTGTGGCGAAGATACCGGTAGCCAGCGCTCCCCAGATACCACCGACACCGTGTACCGACATGACATCCAGTGAATCATCAAAGCCTTTTCTGGCCTTGAAGCTCATCGCCCAGTAACAAACCAGGGCGGCGACGCCACCAATGGCGATGGCGGCCATGGGAGTAACGAAACCAGCCGCCGGGGTGATGGCAACCAGACCGGCTACGGCGCCGGTTACCGCACCCAGCAGAGTGGGCCTTCGGCTTCTCCAGGACAGCAGTATCCAGACAAAAGCGGCCGCGGCCGCGGCGGTGTTGGTAGTGACGAAAGCGTTGGCGGCGGCTCCGTCAGCGGCCAACGCGCTTCCACCGTTGAACCCGAACCAGCCAAACCAGAGTAACGCGGCGCCGAGCATAACCATTGGAATGTTGTTGGGCTCCATGGGTTCTTTACCCAGCCCACGTCTGGCGCCGAGCAGTAGAACCAGGGCGGCGGCAGAGACACCGGCATTGATATGCACCACCGTACCACCGGCGAAATCAAGAGCGCCAAGTTCACCGATCCAGCCCCCTCCCCAGACCCAGTGAGCTACCGGGCCATAAATAACGGCCAGCCAGACGGCGGCAAAAACCAGCAGGGTACTGAACTTGATGCGTTCTACCACCGCACCGGTAATCAGGGCTACGGTAATGATGGCGAACATACCCTGAAACATCATGAACAGAAGATGGGGAATGGTCGAACCCTCGGTGGGGTCCATACCGACGTTGTTCAGACCGAGAAAATCAAAGTTACCGACCAGACTTGAGATACTGGAGCCAAAGCTCAGTGAGTAGCCAAACAGCACCCACAGAATTGAAACCAGTGCCAGTACGGCAAAACTCATCATCAAGGTTGAGATGAGATTTTTCTTGCGCACCATTCCGCCGTAGAACAGCGCCACTCCTGGTGTCATCAACATGACCAGAGCGGTTGAGACCAGAATCCAGGCAGTATCACCTGAGTTCATGTTGCACCTCCCTTTCTTTCTTATTTGAATCCACTATACCAAGCGGTTATTACCCCGGAATTACATCCGCGTTTCCATCAGATTACGTCGAAGTTTCCGAAAGGTTACGCCCACCCCCAATCATTTGCGCCGTCACCGGCAACTCCCTATAATGACACTTTGACTGTTATCATCTGATTGTCCGGGAGGCTCGCAGTACCTGTGGAAGTTTCTGAAGTAAGTAAGAACAACAAACTGTTAATTGACGGCGTACCGTATGCCGTTGAAAATGTCAGTTTCGTAAAACCGGGCAAGGGCCGGGCTATCTATCGACTGAAACTCCGCAACCTGCTGAGCGGAGTCTTATCCGAACCCACTTATCATTCCGGTGATAAGTTCGATGAAGCCAGTATCAGCGTCAGGGACATGCAGTACCTCTACGAAGAGAACGGCCATTATCACTTCATGGATTCCGAAAACTTCGAACAGCACCTGATGGAAGAAGCGGTGGTTGGAGACAAGGCCAAATATCTCAAGGACAATCTCGATGTTCAGGTCATGATTTGGGAAGACAAGCCTATCGACCTGATACTTCCAAAAGTGGTGGATTTGGCCGTGGTTGAAACAGAAGAAGCCTTGAAAGGTGCGACCGCAACCGCCCAGTTGAAAACCGCCAGACTGGAAACCGGACTGGAAATCGGTGTGCCCCCATTCATCAAGGAAGGCGACATCATACGGGTCAACACCGTTACCTGCAGTTACAGCGAAAGAGTCGGTTAGACCTGGCAGGCGACGTGGATATCGAACGCCTGACGAAAAAAGGACGCTCTCTGAGGCGCCGGGCGGAAATCATAAAAGCCATCCGGGACTTTTTTCTCCACCGGGACTATCTGGAAGTAGAAACCCCTCTGCTGACCGCTGTTCCCATTCCGGAAACCCATATCGATGCCATCGCTACCGACCGCGGCTTTCTGGTTTCGTCCCCTGAAATATACATGAAGCCTCTGCTGGCCGCCGGTTACGACCGAATATTTCAGATTTGTCATAGTTTCCGAAAAAATGAGATCGGCACTCATCACCTGGAAGAGTTCTCCATGCTGGAATATTATCGGGCGGGCTTCGATTATCTGGAACTGGCAGGGGAAACGGAGGAACTGGTCCTTCATATTGCCGGCAAACTGGGAACCTCCGGCGTCCTGAATTACCAGAACCGGCAGATAGACCTGTCCGGCCCCTGGGAGCGGTTGACCGTCAGGGAAGCTTTCATCAAAGCCTGTGACTGGGATCCGCTGGCCTCACCTGATCCTGAACGGTTCGACCTGGAACTGGCTACGTCGGTAGCCGGGTTGAGTTATGATAAGCCTCTGGTATTGTATGATTTCCCGGCAGATATGGCGTCACTCTCCAGACTGAAGAGCGGTAACCCCGCAGTCGCGGAACGAACTGAACTCTTCATCGGCGGATTAGAGGTTGCCAATATCTTCAGCGAACTGACCGACGTCGAGGAACAGAGACGTCGTTTCATCGCCGAGTTATCGGCCGATAAAAGCAAGCCACAGGCAGAATTGCCTGAGGCTTTTCTGGAAGCACTACGTTATCTGCCGGAATCAGCCGGCGGCGCGCTGGGTGTTGACCGCCTGGTGATGCTTTTCTGTGACGCCGCCGATATCAGGGAAGTCAATTTCTTCCCGATTTAGACTTCCACTATCTCCAGTGTTTCACCAGCTTCAGGCCCTTCCCATATCGTACCGGCGGGAGTGGTAACGGCGCTCCGACTGGACAGAGGCTTACCGCCGAACATTCCCATTCTGGTGATTTTGATCACCGTCGAACCGTGTTTGTCGGCGATTGTCTGGGAAACCGGATGCCCGGTGAACGGCGGATGATTGGGATCGGTCAGTGATACGGGTAGAAACACGTATTTGGAACCGTCAGCAACGGCATCGACCATCTCCCAGGAAATGCAGTCAGCGCATATCATCAACCCGATTCGGCCAAAGGGAGAATCAAAGGTCACTATATCCTTTCCGGGACATATCTTCAGCTCAACTTCTTCCCGGGTTATCTTGATTTTCCGGTAGGACGTGACTATCTTGCCCTGTTTCCAGACATAGCAGGTATTGTAATAACAGTCACCGCCGTCTTCCAGAATACTGCCGCCGATGATATACCCGGGGAAACGCAGACTGGCCTCGGCCAGCATATCATAGGCCGGCTTACCGGTTTCCCGATAACAGCTTTCAAGTGTGTACGATTTGCGATAATCGCCACCAGGAATGGAGAAAAACTCAGGCAAAGCGAAAAAATCGGCTTTGGTGTCGATAATGGCCTTATAAGCTTTCTCGATGTTTCGGGCGGCATCACCGCTGTCGGCTATCTGATAGATGGCTACTTTCATATCAGATGCCGCCCTGCCCCAGCGACGGATAACGGATCATGTTGTTCATATAGCGGGTAAGCCGCTCCATCAGCTCCTGAACAGCGGCGTTTTTGTACTCACTGACCAGGGAGGCCACCAGTCTTCTGACCGGCACTATTTCTTTCACCCGGTGAACATTGGCCCCACAGAAGGCAAACCCGCCGCTCAGATGCCCTCTCTGGGCGTTCATCAGAGCGATAAAGATGCAATAAGGACTGCTTTGATAGTCACAGGTCTTGACACAATGCTGTGGGCACTTGAACGGCTTTTTCTTACCGGCGGCTACGCTTTCGAGGTAAGCGTTTTGCAATGCCCGTCCCGGCATGCCGACCGGACTCTTGATGATTACCGCGTCCCCCGGGCTGGAATCTACATAGGCCTGCTTGAACAGCGGCGAAGCGTCGCATTCATCGGTAGCGACAAATCTGGTGGCCATTTGAACACCGGAAGCCCCGGATTTTAACATGTGGTAAATGTCCTGCCCGGAGTAAACGCCACCGGCGGCGATAATGGGAATCTTCCTCCCCGCTTTGGCGGCAAAAGGCTTGACGGCTTCGATGACTTCCGGGACCAGACGCTCCAACTGATTTTCCGGAGCATCCAGTTCTTCGGCCTTGAAACCCAGATGACCGCCGGCTTTGGGGCCTTCTACCACAAAACCGTCGGGAGTGTAATTAAATTCATCCTGCCATTTCTTGCAAAGTATACGGGCGGCGCGGGCGGACGAAACGATGGGTACCAGTTTGGTATGCCGGTTGTCGCCCAGCAATTCCGGCAACCGCAGGGGCA
This window encodes:
- a CDS encoding 2-nitropropane dioxygenase NPD (PFAM: 2-nitropropane dioxygenase NPD~KEGG: dde:Dde_1586 2-nitropropane dioxygenase family oxidoreductase), with the protein product METVSRDDISAELEEFSRWYKPPSLRIGQHKARLPLVQGGMAVGISMSGLASAVANAGGVGVIAAPGVGLFERDFTTNFFEANIRGLRKEIRKAREQTKGVLGVNIMVALTDFADLVKTAIEEKIDVIFAGAGLPLRLPELLGDNRHTKLVPIVSSARAARILCKKWQDEFNYTPDGFVVEGPKAGGHLGFKAEELDAPENQLERLVPEVIEAVKPFAAKAGRKIPIIAAGGVYSGQDIYHMLKSGASGVQMATRFVATDECDASPLFKQAYVDSSPGDAVIIKSPVGMPGRALQNAYLESVAAGKKKPFKCPQHCVKTCDYQSSPYCIFIALMNAQRGHLSGGFAFCGANVHRVKEIVPVRRLVASLVSEYKNAAVQELMERLTRYMNNMIRYPSLGQGGI
- a CDS encoding Nitrilase/cyanide hydratase and apolipoprotein N-acyltransferase (PFAM: Nitrilase/cyanide hydratase and apolipoprotein N-acyltransferase~KEGG: msi:Msm_0500 N-carbamoyl-D-amino acid amidohydrolase), which translates into the protein MKVAIYQIADSGDAARNIEKAYKAIIDTKADFFALPEFFSIPGGDYRKSYTLESCYRETGKPAYDMLAEASLRFPGYIIGGSILEDGGDCYYNTCYVWKQGKIVTSYRKIKITREEVELKICPGKDIVTFDSPFGRIGLMICADCISWEMVDAVADGSKYVFLPVSLTDPNHPPFTGHPVSQTIADKHGSTVIKITRMGMFGGKPLSSRSAVTTPAGTIWEGPEAGETLEIVEV